In Bos indicus isolate NIAB-ARS_2022 breed Sahiwal x Tharparkar chromosome 19, NIAB-ARS_B.indTharparkar_mat_pri_1.0, whole genome shotgun sequence, the following proteins share a genomic window:
- the TLCD3A gene encoding TLC domain-containing protein 3A isoform X1 yields the protein MLLPLAWGSLFFPGLFGVCTWGLRRARPAWTHHDCVMISTRLVSSVQAVLATGSGIIVIRSCSDVITDRHWLAREYVWFLIPYMIYDTYAMYLCEWYRAGDQSSKHSLTIFRNFLSKNRLMITHHVFILLVLVPIAQKLRGELGDFFVGCIFTAELSTPFVSLGRILIQLQQQHSLLYKVNGILTLTTFFMCRILLFPFMYWSYGRQQGLSLLRVPFHIPFHCNVANAFLIAPQIYWFSLLCKKAARLFDVPPAKKDS from the exons ATGCTGCTGCCGCTGGCCTGGGGCTCGCTCTTCTTCCCGGGGCTCTTCGGGGTCTGCACCTGGGGGCTGCGGCGCGCGCGGCCCGCCTGGACCCACCACGACTGCGTGATGATCAGCACCAG GCTGGTTTCATCAGTGCAGGCTGTGTTGGCCACCGGGTCTGGGATCATCGTCATCCGCTCCTGCAGCGACGTGATCACAGACAG GCACTGGCTTGCCCGAGAGTATGTCTGGTTTTTGATTCCCTACATGATCTATGACACCTACGCCATGTACCTCTGTGAATGGTATCGAGCCGGGGACCAGAGCAGCAAACATTCCCTCACCATTTTTCGAAACTTCCTAAGCAAAAACCGCCTCATGATCACACACCACGTGTTCATTCTGCTTGTCCTTGTGCCCATTGCCCAG AAGCTCAGGGGAGAGCTTGGGGACTTCTTTGTCGGCTGCATCTTCACAGCAGAACTGAGCACTCCATTTGTATCGCTGGGCAGAATTCTGATCCAG CTACAGCAGCAGCACTCCCTGCTGTACAAGGTGAACGGAATCCTCACGCTGACCACTTTCTTCATGTGTCGGATCCTCCTCTTCCCTTTCATGTACTGGTCCTACGGCCGGCAGCAGGGCCTAAGCCTGCTCCGAGTGCCCTTCCACATTCCTTTCCACTGCAATGTGGCCAATGCTTTCCTCATCGCGCCACAGATCTACTGGTTCTCTCTGCTGTGCAAAAAGGCAGCCCGGCTCTTTGATGTTCCTCCAGCCAAAAAGGACAGTTGA
- the TLCD3A gene encoding TLC domain-containing protein 3A isoform X4, whose amino-acid sequence MLGRGSELQLPISQAVRRHWLAREYVWFLIPYMIYDTYAMYLCEWYRAGDQSSKHSLTIFRNFLSKNRLMITHHVFILLVLVPIAQKLRGELGDFFVGCIFTAELSTPFVSLGRILIQLQQQHSLLYKVNGILTLTTFFMCRILLFPFMYWSYGRQQGLSLLRVPFHIPFHCNVANAFLIAPQIYWFSLLCKKAARLFDVPPAKKDS is encoded by the exons ATGCTGGGCAGAGGCAGTGAGCTGCAGCTCCCCATCAGCCAGGCAGTCAGGAG GCACTGGCTTGCCCGAGAGTATGTCTGGTTTTTGATTCCCTACATGATCTATGACACCTACGCCATGTACCTCTGTGAATGGTATCGAGCCGGGGACCAGAGCAGCAAACATTCCCTCACCATTTTTCGAAACTTCCTAAGCAAAAACCGCCTCATGATCACACACCACGTGTTCATTCTGCTTGTCCTTGTGCCCATTGCCCAG AAGCTCAGGGGAGAGCTTGGGGACTTCTTTGTCGGCTGCATCTTCACAGCAGAACTGAGCACTCCATTTGTATCGCTGGGCAGAATTCTGATCCAG CTACAGCAGCAGCACTCCCTGCTGTACAAGGTGAACGGAATCCTCACGCTGACCACTTTCTTCATGTGTCGGATCCTCCTCTTCCCTTTCATGTACTGGTCCTACGGCCGGCAGCAGGGCCTAAGCCTGCTCCGAGTGCCCTTCCACATTCCTTTCCACTGCAATGTGGCCAATGCTTTCCTCATCGCGCCACAGATCTACTGGTTCTCTCTGCTGTGCAAAAAGGCAGCCCGGCTCTTTGATGTTCCTCCAGCCAAAAAGGACAGTTGA
- the TLCD3A gene encoding TLC domain-containing protein 3A isoform X3, producing MRATLPGLEAGAPSALRSPLLSGTRCPPSHRGRNDPSWHWLAREYVWFLIPYMIYDTYAMYLCEWYRAGDQSSKHSLTIFRNFLSKNRLMITHHVFILLVLVPIAQKLRGELGDFFVGCIFTAELSTPFVSLGRILIQLQQQHSLLYKVNGILTLTTFFMCRILLFPFMYWSYGRQQGLSLLRVPFHIPFHCNVANAFLIAPQIYWFSLLCKKAARLFDVPPAKKDS from the exons ATGAGAGCAACCCTCCCGGGCCTCGAGGCGGGCGCTCCATCTGCTCTCAGGAGCCCCTTGCTTAGTGGCACTAGGTGTCCCCCCAGCCATCGGGGGAGAAATGACCCCAGCTG GCACTGGCTTGCCCGAGAGTATGTCTGGTTTTTGATTCCCTACATGATCTATGACACCTACGCCATGTACCTCTGTGAATGGTATCGAGCCGGGGACCAGAGCAGCAAACATTCCCTCACCATTTTTCGAAACTTCCTAAGCAAAAACCGCCTCATGATCACACACCACGTGTTCATTCTGCTTGTCCTTGTGCCCATTGCCCAG AAGCTCAGGGGAGAGCTTGGGGACTTCTTTGTCGGCTGCATCTTCACAGCAGAACTGAGCACTCCATTTGTATCGCTGGGCAGAATTCTGATCCAG CTACAGCAGCAGCACTCCCTGCTGTACAAGGTGAACGGAATCCTCACGCTGACCACTTTCTTCATGTGTCGGATCCTCCTCTTCCCTTTCATGTACTGGTCCTACGGCCGGCAGCAGGGCCTAAGCCTGCTCCGAGTGCCCTTCCACATTCCTTTCCACTGCAATGTGGCCAATGCTTTCCTCATCGCGCCACAGATCTACTGGTTCTCTCTGCTGTGCAAAAAGGCAGCCCGGCTCTTTGATGTTCCTCCAGCCAAAAAGGACAGTTGA
- the TLCD3A gene encoding TLC domain-containing protein 3A isoform X2, which yields MLLPLAWGSLFFPGLFGVCTWGLRRARPAWTHHDCVMISTRHWLAREYVWFLIPYMIYDTYAMYLCEWYRAGDQSSKHSLTIFRNFLSKNRLMITHHVFILLVLVPIAQKLRGELGDFFVGCIFTAELSTPFVSLGRILIQLQQQHSLLYKVNGILTLTTFFMCRILLFPFMYWSYGRQQGLSLLRVPFHIPFHCNVANAFLIAPQIYWFSLLCKKAARLFDVPPAKKDS from the exons ATGCTGCTGCCGCTGGCCTGGGGCTCGCTCTTCTTCCCGGGGCTCTTCGGGGTCTGCACCTGGGGGCTGCGGCGCGCGCGGCCCGCCTGGACCCACCACGACTGCGTGATGATCAGCACCAG GCACTGGCTTGCCCGAGAGTATGTCTGGTTTTTGATTCCCTACATGATCTATGACACCTACGCCATGTACCTCTGTGAATGGTATCGAGCCGGGGACCAGAGCAGCAAACATTCCCTCACCATTTTTCGAAACTTCCTAAGCAAAAACCGCCTCATGATCACACACCACGTGTTCATTCTGCTTGTCCTTGTGCCCATTGCCCAG AAGCTCAGGGGAGAGCTTGGGGACTTCTTTGTCGGCTGCATCTTCACAGCAGAACTGAGCACTCCATTTGTATCGCTGGGCAGAATTCTGATCCAG CTACAGCAGCAGCACTCCCTGCTGTACAAGGTGAACGGAATCCTCACGCTGACCACTTTCTTCATGTGTCGGATCCTCCTCTTCCCTTTCATGTACTGGTCCTACGGCCGGCAGCAGGGCCTAAGCCTGCTCCGAGTGCCCTTCCACATTCCTTTCCACTGCAATGTGGCCAATGCTTTCCTCATCGCGCCACAGATCTACTGGTTCTCTCTGCTGTGCAAAAAGGCAGCCCGGCTCTTTGATGTTCCTCCAGCCAAAAAGGACAGTTGA
- the TLCD3A gene encoding TLC domain-containing protein 3A isoform X5, with protein MLLPLAWGSLFFPGLFGVCTWGLRRARPAWTHHDCVMISTRLVSSVQAVLATGSGIIVIRSCSDVITDRSSGESLGTSLSAASSQQN; from the exons ATGCTGCTGCCGCTGGCCTGGGGCTCGCTCTTCTTCCCGGGGCTCTTCGGGGTCTGCACCTGGGGGCTGCGGCGCGCGCGGCCCGCCTGGACCCACCACGACTGCGTGATGATCAGCACCAG GCTGGTTTCATCAGTGCAGGCTGTGTTGGCCACCGGGTCTGGGATCATCGTCATCCGCTCCTGCAGCGACGTGATCACAGACAG AAGCTCAGGGGAGAGCTTGGGGACTTCTTTGTCGGCTGCATCTTCACAGCAGAACTGA